From one Coffea eugenioides isolate CCC68of chromosome 11, Ceug_1.0, whole genome shotgun sequence genomic stretch:
- the LOC113753677 gene encoding ABC transporter G family member 21, with product MMPPEQKNSSASMAGCAGPASNMIKCSRTENNSVHVEPLNSATNVNQSPDENQISPVRYSILRQSLRPVTLKFEDVAYTLSLRGTGGGCFSSSHPKPTRAILNGVSGIVRPGELLAMLGPSGSGKTTLLTALAGRLSGKVSGTITYNGLPFSSSMKRKTGFVSQDDVLYAHLTVLETLTYTAFLRLPNKLSRNEKIEQVELIIMELGLTRCRNSMIGGPLLRGVSGGERKRVTIGQEMLVNPSLLLLDEPTSGLDSTTAQRIIATLRWLARGGRTVITTLHQPSSRMYTMFDKVLVLSEGYPIYSGSASLVMEYFASIGYMPGFNFVNPADFLLDLANGVVLGTRQDDRTQFPGRPDHHDEKSSIRQFLVSSYKKNLYPSLKDEIQRRSQDPVNSRGATGSKSSENQWTTTWWLQFKVLLSRGLKERKHESYSGLRIFQVMSVSILSGLLWWHSGTIHIQDQVGLLFFFSIFWGFFPMFNAVFAFPQEQPMLTRERSSGMYRLSSYYFARTVGDLPMELVLPTIFVIVSYWMSGLKPSLVTFVLTLLIILFNVLVSQGFGLALGAILMDLKQATTLSSVMMLVFLLASGYYIRHIPPFIAWLKYISFSHYSYKLLLAVQYSNNELYQCGVGVHCRVMDNPAIKFLGIENLGMDVAALAVMLIGYRLLAYIALRLRQPH from the exons ATGATGCCTCCTGAGCAAAAAAACAGTTCTGCTAGCATGGCTGGTTGTGCAGGTCCAGCTAGTAACATGATCAAATGTAGCCGGACAGAAAACAATTCAGTCCATGTTGAGCCCCTGAATTCAGCAACCAATGTAAATCAAAGCCCTGATGAGAACCAAATAAGCCCTGTTCGATATTCGATCCTTCGTCAATCACTACGACCTGTGACACTCAAG TTTGAAGATGTGGCTTACACTTTAAGTTTGAGAGGGACTGGAGGTGGTTGTTTTTCTTCATCTCATCCAAAGCCAACTCGCGCTATCCTGAATGGTGTCAGTGGAATTGTTCGGCCTGGTGAGTTGCTAGCCATGCTAGGTCCGTCAGGTAGTGGTAAAACAACACTCCTGACAGCCCTGGCTGGAAGGTTATCTGGCAAAGTCTCAGGCACCATTACATACAATGGACTTCCTTTTTCAAGCTCAATGAAGCGGAAAACAGGTTTCGTTTCACAAGATGATGTTTTATATGCTCACCTGACAGTGTTGGAGACATTGACATATACCGCTTTTCTGAGGCTACCAAATAAGCTCTCCAGAAATGAGAAGATTGAGCAGGTTGAGTTGATTATCATGGAACTAGGATTAACTAGATGCCGAAATAGTATGATTGGTGGCCCTCTTTTGAGAGGCGTATCTGGTGGTGAGAGAAAAAGGGTCACTATTGGCCAAGAAATGCTAGTGAATCCTAGTTTATTATTGCTTGACGAACCAACTTCTGGCCTTGATTCGACTACAGCTCAGCGAATTATTGCAACTTTGAGGTGGCTAGCAAGAGGTGGCCGGACTGTGATTACAACACTTCACCAACCGTCAAGTAGGATGTACACAATGTTTGATAAGGTGTTGGTTCTATCAGAAGGTTATCCAATTTATAGCGGCAGTGCTAGTCTTGTGATGGAGTATTTCGCCTCAATTGGCTATATGCCTGGCTTCAATTTCGTCAATCCAGCTGATTTTCTCCTTGATCTTGCTAACG GTGTGGTTCTGGGTACAAGACAGGATGATCGAACACAGTTTCCAGGAAGACCAGATCACCATGATGAAAAGAGTTCAATTAGACAGTTCCTAGTATCCTCTTACAAGAAGAACCTATATCCTTCTCTGAAGGATGAAATCCAAAGAAGATCTCAGGATCCAGTTAATTCAAGGGGAGCAACAGGATCAAAAA GTTCTGAGAATCAATGGACCACGACATGGTGGTTACAATTCAAAGTGCTTCTGAGCAGAGGCCTTAAAGAAAGAAAGCATGAATCTTATTCAGGACTAAGAATTTTTCAAGTCATGTCTGTTTCAATTCTTTCAGGACTCCTTTGGTGGCATTCTGGTACTATCCACATACAAGATCAG GTTGGACTTCTATTTTTCTTCTCGATCTTCTGGGGATTCTTCCCTATGTTCAACGCTGTATTTGCATTTCCACAAGAGCAGCCAATGCTAACAAGAGAACGCTCCTCTGGCATGTATCGCCTTTCCTCATATTATTTTGCTAGGACTGTTGGTGACTTACCAATGGAGCTTGTACTTCCAACTATATTTGTAATCGTGAGTTACTGGATGAGCGGCCTCAAGCCTTCACTTGTTACTTTTGTGTTGACGCTTCTGATCATTCTTTTCAATGTGCTGGTTTCACAAGGATTTGGCCTAGCACTTGGTGCCATTCTAATGGATTTGAAACAGGCCACTACCTTGTCTTCTGTGATGATGCTTGTTTTCCTACTAGCCAGTGGTTATTACATCCGGCATATTCCACCTTTCATTGCTTGGCTGAAGTACATTTCGTTTAGTCACTACTCTTACAAGCTTCTTTTGGCAGTCCAGTACTCAAACAATGAGCTTTATCAATGTGGTGTAGGTGTTCACTGCAGAGTAATGGATAATCCAGCAATCAAGTTTCTAGGTATTGAGAATTTGGGCATGGATGTGGCTGCTTTGGCTGTAATGTTAATTGGATATAGGCTATTGGCATACATAGCTTTGAGGTTGAGACAACCTCACTGA